Proteins encoded in a region of the Melioribacteraceae bacterium genome:
- a CDS encoding HAMP domain-containing sensor histidine kinase, translating to MISLIPDWAHHYGEFWRAIRIRNLWFIRLRYFAVVMLVAFVVLGELLANFQLTSSQIIATLAISFVILVYNVTIHYTRRFIGCEAGSFNCLHLSIIQMGLDLIALMYVVYYTGLIESPLHLFFIFHMIIGSLILPGKIVYLAAGLVSASFGLLAMFQRYDMVGRHFIHGLYTNVRPQTLIYDILFIIVFSFMLFVSVYIANKISKQLYKREQQLRTTLEKLNESEIAKQKYLIGVVHEIKTPVAATYSILDLVIQKYVGPVDSEVERKLFRAKQRTEETISLLNDLLRISKLKILDVRTTEDIDAKNLMESLIDKQLETIKSKSITLNLIDKREVNKKIKSDSVLLELALSNLLSNAVKYVNQNGIIEIVIYESENRFMIAFSDNGIGIPKESQPRIFNQFYRATNVDKSKHEGTGMGLAIVKEIVEMFGGTISVISPSRIGTENNPGTTFEINLPYHFKPNEYDIFEVNNQEYLRDKNNF from the coding sequence ATGATTTCTCTCATCCCCGACTGGGCACATCACTACGGAGAATTCTGGCGTGCAATAAGAATTCGAAACCTCTGGTTTATCCGTCTCAGATATTTCGCAGTTGTAATGCTGGTTGCGTTTGTTGTATTAGGCGAGTTGCTTGCAAACTTTCAGCTTACAAGCTCACAAATAATTGCTACGCTTGCAATCTCATTCGTAATTCTTGTCTACAATGTAACAATCCATTACACACGGAGATTTATTGGATGTGAAGCTGGTAGTTTCAACTGTCTTCACCTTTCAATCATTCAGATGGGTCTCGATCTGATTGCGCTAATGTATGTTGTCTATTATACCGGTCTTATTGAGTCACCACTTCACCTATTCTTCATTTTTCATATGATTATCGGCAGTCTGATTCTGCCAGGTAAAATAGTTTATCTTGCTGCCGGACTGGTAAGTGCATCTTTCGGTCTACTCGCAATGTTTCAGAGATATGATATGGTCGGCCGGCATTTTATTCACGGGTTATATACTAATGTGCGTCCACAAACTCTGATTTACGATATCCTATTCATCATAGTTTTCTCTTTCATGTTATTTGTTAGCGTTTACATTGCTAATAAAATCAGCAAACAATTATATAAAAGGGAACAGCAGCTTAGAACAACACTCGAAAAATTAAACGAATCGGAAATAGCAAAACAGAAATACCTCATCGGGGTGGTTCACGAGATTAAAACTCCGGTTGCCGCAACATATTCAATACTTGATCTTGTAATTCAAAAATATGTTGGACCGGTGGATTCTGAAGTAGAACGCAAATTGTTCAGGGCTAAGCAACGGACGGAAGAAACAATCTCACTGTTGAATGATTTATTAAGGATTTCTAAACTGAAAATTCTTGATGTCCGTACCACAGAAGATATTGATGCAAAAAACCTAATGGAATCATTAATAGATAAACAGCTTGAAACTATCAAGTCCAAATCGATCACACTTAATTTAATAGATAAAAGAGAGGTTAATAAAAAGATCAAATCAGATTCGGTTCTGTTGGAATTGGCCCTATCTAATTTACTCTCAAATGCAGTGAAATATGTAAATCAGAATGGCATTATAGAAATAGTGATTTATGAAAGTGAAAACCGTTTTATGATTGCATTCAGTGATAATGGGATTGGAATACCAAAAGAATCACAACCCCGGATATTTAATCAATTTTACAGGGCAACCAATGTAGATAAATCAAAACATGAAGGAACAGGAATGGGGCTGGCAATTGTTAAAGAGATCGTCGAAATGTTCGGAGGGACTATCAGCGTAATTAGTCCTTCAAGAATCGGTACGGAAAACAATCCCGGGACGACATTCGAAATCAATTTACCTTATCATTTTAAACCGAATGAATACGACATTTTCGAAGTTAATAATCAGGAATATTTACGCGACAAAAATAATTTTTAG
- the ispE gene encoding 4-(cytidine 5'-diphospho)-2-C-methyl-D-erythritol kinase produces the protein MNYIEIKAPAKINIGLKILNKRSDGYHNLSTLFYPLNDIYDKLTFRKSDHFEFHCSDPSLPYDEGNLVVKAVRLLEQKFKKIMNVFIELNKNIPSGGGLGGGSSDAAATLLSLNEMFNLSLKSEQLIELSLILGSDVPFFIKSKPAIGTSRGEILEQIDLEIEEFILVVNPGINISTKEAFKNISPDNTGINFNNFIKNSKPDYELMKLLATNDFESYVFTRHPEIGRIKEELYNCGAVFALLSGSGSSVYGIFKTETEALNAVNVLPKNYFCRVNIPDY, from the coding sequence GTGAACTATATTGAAATAAAAGCCCCTGCAAAAATAAATATCGGCTTGAAAATTCTTAACAAGAGAAGCGACGGATATCATAACCTTTCGACCCTTTTCTATCCTCTTAATGATATATACGATAAACTGACATTCAGAAAATCTGATCATTTTGAATTCCATTGCTCAGACCCGTCCCTTCCATACGATGAGGGAAATCTTGTCGTAAAAGCTGTAAGGCTACTTGAGCAGAAATTCAAAAAAATAATGAATGTATTTATTGAATTGAACAAGAATATTCCTTCAGGTGGTGGACTTGGCGGTGGAAGTTCAGATGCAGCTGCTACTTTGTTATCGCTCAACGAGATGTTTAACCTCTCGTTAAAGTCCGAACAATTGATCGAATTATCTTTAATACTCGGCTCTGATGTTCCTTTCTTTATTAAATCCAAACCTGCTATCGGTACTTCGCGGGGTGAAATACTTGAGCAGATTGATCTGGAAATTGAAGAATTTATACTTGTTGTCAATCCAGGAATAAATATTTCTACAAAAGAAGCATTTAAGAATATCTCACCGGATAATACCGGGATTAACTTTAATAATTTTATAAAAAACAGTAAACCGGATTATGAATTAATGAAGTTATTAGCTACAAACGATTTTGAATCTTATGTGTTTACCAGGCATCCTGAAATAGGCCGGATTAAAGAAGAATTGTACAATTGCGGAGCCGTATTTGCATTACTTTCCGGGAGCGGGTCTTCGGTTTATGGAATTTTTAAAACCGAAACAGAGGCCTTAAATGCAGTTAATGTTCTGCCTAAAAATTATTTTTGTCGCGTAAATATTCCTGATTATTAA
- a CDS encoding homocysteine S-methyltransferase family protein produces the protein MNRQRSKILFSEGKHHKPLVLDGASGTYLAQKGFLAHPYLWYSHLNLDDPKSVKNMHSEYINAGAGIITTNTFRTNPAAFKKSNIGVTNYELVNRSVKISVEAIGEKNIIIAGSNAPAEDCYQTNRTISLFELEYNHKKHIEMLWNAGSDFILNETQSHWDEIEIICKFCSENNLPYVVSLYFNENLKILSGEELGEIINFVISYNPLAISFNCVSHQTIRKFLVQKKIEFPTGFYLNCGLSLVAENMISYCMEPETYAETVRNIIGPDTVFIGSCCGSSPLHTAKLKELIGELY, from the coding sequence TTGAACCGGCAAAGAAGTAAAATATTATTTTCAGAGGGTAAACACCACAAGCCGCTTGTATTAGATGGAGCATCCGGAACATATTTAGCACAAAAAGGTTTTCTCGCTCACCCTTATTTGTGGTATTCACATTTAAATTTGGATGATCCCAAATCTGTTAAAAACATGCATTCGGAATACATTAATGCTGGGGCCGGAATCATTACTACCAATACATTCAGAACAAATCCGGCGGCTTTTAAGAAATCCAATATCGGTGTAACAAATTACGAACTTGTAAATAGAAGTGTAAAAATCTCCGTTGAAGCAATTGGAGAAAAAAATATAATAATTGCCGGTTCGAACGCTCCTGCTGAAGACTGCTATCAGACTAACCGAACTATATCCCTCTTCGAACTTGAATACAACCATAAAAAACATATTGAGATGCTTTGGAATGCAGGATCTGACTTCATACTTAATGAAACGCAAAGTCACTGGGATGAAATTGAAATTATCTGCAAATTCTGCAGCGAAAATAATCTGCCTTATGTAGTATCCTTATATTTCAATGAGAACCTTAAAATACTGAGCGGAGAAGAGTTAGGAGAAATAATTAACTTTGTAATAAGTTATAATCCATTAGCCATTAGTTTTAATTGTGTAAGTCATCAAACTATCCGGAAGTTTCTTGTGCAAAAAAAAATTGAATTTCCAACAGGATTCTATTTGAATTGTGGATTAAGCCTCGTAGCAGAAAATATGATTTCTTACTGCATGGAACCTGAGACCTACGCAGAGACTGTTCGGAACATTATTGGTCCGGATACTGTATTTATTGGTTCGTGCTGCGGATCATCTCCCCTGCACACAGCAAAGTTAAAGGAGCTTATTGGTGAACTATATTGA
- a CDS encoding glycosyltransferase family 9 protein has product MSSNPKHPEDQKIYNCKNFTGYKPCFPDHNCWEQGCKNHNPVGTKILIINLDAMGDVLMTTAQLPGIKRKYPESTIYWVTLKNAVGLLQNNPYIDRVFPFEYETELVLSMMEFDVIMNVDKSQRSCALLMKLNAKEKLGFGLSENLKIIPLNKGAFYNYQLGMDDNLKFKINQRTGQDYLAETFNLDYRLDDYTFRFTESEISFIEDYKVANGISPADEIIGFNTGCSLLFPNKKMTIDQHIALIEKFLSFYRYKVMLLGGPEDEERNRIIASNFHGKVINTPTNGGVRKGACYESIPQVIITGDSFGMHLAIALKKYVIAWFGLSCWSEIELYGRGVKLFPEDLFCAPCWKKECPYNLECIQMIDLEKIVSETVKYFDGKELEPAKK; this is encoded by the coding sequence ATGAGTTCAAATCCAAAACATCCTGAAGACCAAAAAATTTACAACTGTAAAAATTTTACAGGTTACAAACCTTGTTTCCCCGACCATAATTGCTGGGAACAGGGATGCAAAAACCATAATCCGGTCGGCACAAAGATTCTTATTATCAACCTTGATGCTATGGGAGATGTTCTAATGACAACAGCTCAGTTACCCGGTATAAAAAGAAAATATCCAGAATCTACAATCTACTGGGTAACATTAAAAAATGCTGTCGGCCTACTTCAGAATAACCCCTACATAGATAGAGTATTTCCATTCGAATATGAAACTGAGTTGGTTCTTAGTATGATGGAGTTTGACGTCATTATGAATGTCGATAAATCTCAAAGATCCTGCGCTCTATTAATGAAACTAAATGCTAAGGAAAAGCTCGGTTTCGGATTGAGTGAGAATCTTAAAATAATACCGTTGAATAAAGGGGCTTTTTATAATTACCAGCTCGGTATGGATGACAATCTCAAATTCAAAATCAATCAGAGAACCGGTCAGGATTACCTCGCAGAAACTTTTAATCTGGATTACAGATTGGATGATTATACTTTCAGGTTTACTGAAAGTGAAATTAGTTTTATTGAAGATTATAAAGTTGCTAACGGTATTAGTCCAGCAGATGAGATTATTGGATTTAATACCGGCTGCTCCCTCCTCTTCCCGAATAAAAAAATGACCATAGATCAGCATATTGCTCTGATTGAAAAGTTCCTCTCATTCTATCGTTATAAAGTAATGCTGCTCGGCGGACCGGAAGACGAAGAAAGAAATAGAATTATCGCATCCAACTTTCACGGAAAAGTTATTAATACTCCAACAAATGGAGGCGTTAGAAAAGGTGCCTGCTATGAGAGTATACCGCAGGTTATCATAACCGGGGATTCATTCGGCATGCATCTGGCAATCGCACTTAAAAAATACGTAATTGCATGGTTCGGGCTAAGTTGCTGGTCCGAAATAGAACTTTATGGAAGAGGCGTTAAATTATTTCCTGAAGACCTGTTTTGCGCTCCCTGCTGGAAAAAGGAATGCCCTTATAACCTGGAATGTATTCAAATGATCGACCTTGAAAAGATCGTATCTGAAACAGTAAAATACTTCGACGGAAAAGAGCTTGAACCGGCAAAGAAGTAA
- a CDS encoding glycosyltransferase family 9 protein → MNRIGDALVSTPLLYEVKKNLKCHVSVLASRHNYFIFNNPSLADEVIIFDKKVKSISSLVRFINEKEFDAIIDLHDDISTTVSYIIAFAKCRNKIGLCKGNENLYSLCVEKPDPSKHHVVDRIMKFTEAFNINSDLRKVNIIYNPLQDSVHIAEEFIKKHFKENNFLVGINISAGSDARFWGISRFKELIKKISEYGINIVLLCLERDLKSAWEISGRDIPIFYRPRFDEFAAMIKKLDLLFTPDTSIVHLASAFQIPMFGLYVKYNTNDLIWHPYGSPFEAIITGEPNLENVSFETVNEKFIPFFEKYFYEFKSKTS, encoded by the coding sequence TTGAACAGAATTGGTGATGCACTGGTTTCTACTCCATTACTATATGAAGTAAAGAAAAACCTGAAGTGTCATGTTTCCGTTTTGGCCAGCAGGCATAATTATTTTATTTTTAATAATCCTTCACTTGCTGATGAAGTTATTATTTTTGATAAAAAAGTAAAAAGCATCTCATCACTTGTCCGGTTTATCAATGAAAAAGAATTTGACGCGATTATAGATCTTCACGATGATATTTCAACTACAGTTAGCTACATTATCGCATTTGCAAAGTGTAGAAATAAAATCGGATTATGTAAAGGAAATGAAAACCTTTATTCTCTTTGCGTTGAAAAGCCGGATCCGTCAAAACATCATGTAGTCGATAGAATAATGAAATTTACCGAAGCTTTCAATATTAATTCCGATTTAAGAAAGGTAAATATTATTTATAATCCGCTTCAGGATTCAGTGCATATTGCTGAAGAATTTATAAAAAAGCATTTTAAGGAGAATAATTTCCTGGTTGGTATAAATATTTCCGCCGGTAGCGACGCAAGATTCTGGGGAATTTCAAGATTTAAAGAGTTGATAAAAAAAATTAGCGAATATGGAATAAATATCGTCCTGCTTTGTCTCGAACGCGATTTGAAATCTGCGTGGGAGATTTCCGGCAGAGATATTCCTATTTTCTACAGGCCCAGGTTTGATGAATTTGCGGCAATGATTAAGAAACTTGACCTTTTGTTCACACCGGACACATCTATAGTACATTTAGCTTCGGCATTCCAGATTCCAATGTTCGGTTTATATGTTAAGTACAATACCAACGATCTAATCTGGCATCCCTATGGATCGCCTTTCGAAGCGATTATTACAGGAGAACCTAATTTAGAAAATGTATCTTTTGAAACAGTAAATGAAAAATTTATCCCATTTTTTGAGAAATACTTTTATGAGTTCAAATCCAAAACATCCTGA
- a CDS encoding glycosyltransferase family 9 protein, which translates to MIIKEKVEKILIIKLRGIGDVVLSTIVLDNLRADFPDAKIDYLTDSPSKPGLEGLEQINSVIVFPKKLSGRIGLFYAIRKAGYDLILDLFSNPTTAQLSALSGARYKAGFPYQGRKWAYNLYGPSERDRYHSAVLHIEFLKSIGLAYNRNSLYYYISNSDISFVNSWLDSNRLSHKSYFVVSPSGGWPSKKCQPEKFAEIANAVQKKYSLPVLTIWGPEDFQDASKIFELINGSKFLAPATTIRQMASFIANGLFMIANDSGPMHISTAVGTPVLSLHGPTNPYHQGPYGEKHEWINLSELDCITCNLLECPRNHECFRDLPLNRVLEKVENLVNKNKLLVLN; encoded by the coding sequence ATGATAATTAAGGAAAAAGTCGAAAAAATTCTTATTATAAAATTACGTGGAATAGGCGACGTGGTTTTATCGACAATTGTGTTAGATAACCTCAGAGCCGATTTCCCCGATGCAAAAATTGATTACTTAACAGATTCTCCTTCTAAGCCCGGTCTCGAAGGACTTGAACAGATAAATTCTGTTATCGTATTTCCCAAAAAATTGTCCGGTAGAATAGGGCTCTTTTACGCTATCCGAAAAGCCGGTTATGACTTGATTCTTGATCTTTTCTCCAATCCAACAACGGCGCAATTATCAGCCCTAAGCGGAGCAAGATATAAGGCCGGTTTTCCTTATCAGGGACGGAAGTGGGCATATAACCTCTATGGACCTTCTGAAAGAGACCGATATCATTCTGCAGTACTGCATATTGAATTTTTAAAGTCAATAGGATTAGCTTATAATCGCAACAGTCTTTATTATTACATAAGTAATTCGGATATCTCTTTTGTAAATAGCTGGTTAGATAGTAATAGATTAAGTCATAAATCATATTTTGTTGTATCACCTTCCGGAGGTTGGCCCTCAAAGAAATGTCAACCCGAGAAATTTGCTGAAATAGCAAATGCGGTTCAAAAAAAGTACAGTCTTCCCGTATTAACGATTTGGGGTCCTGAAGATTTCCAGGATGCAAGTAAAATCTTTGAACTAATTAACGGGTCGAAATTTCTTGCTCCGGCCACAACCATCAGACAGATGGCTTCGTTTATTGCAAACGGGCTTTTTATGATAGCCAATGACAGCGGTCCGATGCATATATCAACTGCGGTTGGAACACCTGTTTTGAGTCTCCATGGGCCAACCAATCCATATCACCAGGGTCCTTATGGTGAAAAGCACGAGTGGATTAATCTAAGTGAACTTGACTGTATAACCTGTAATTTGCTCGAATGTCCAAGGAACCATGAGTGTTTTAGAGACCTACCATTAAATCGCGTATTAGAAAAAGTTGAGAACCTTGTAAATAAAAACAAACTGCTCGTATTGAATTGA
- a CDS encoding SDR family NAD(P)-dependent oxidoreductase, producing MFLKGKGAIVTGGAMGIGFETARLLAKEGASVTIWDINHDQLQKSKAEIETYGGKVFAYTCDVTDKSKVEELKNRALLDMGSIDILINNAGYVKGGSLIDRSVDEWEKTIAVNFTSLVYTIRSVFKEMLERNSGYIINISSASSILGVADLSVYSATKWAVHGLTESLRFEAWNSNKKGVHIASVHPYYIKTGMFSGAKLNILGSMLVPLVKSHSVIARAIVYGAIKKRKTIVRRPVTLRLVGIFRGVLPDIVFQKFMVLFGVSTSMKTWQGSKD from the coding sequence ATGTTCTTAAAAGGGAAAGGAGCCATCGTTACCGGTGGGGCAATGGGGATTGGCTTTGAGACTGCCAGATTATTGGCAAAAGAAGGAGCCTCAGTTACCATATGGGATATTAATCACGATCAATTGCAAAAGTCCAAAGCTGAAATCGAAACTTACGGCGGTAAGGTCTTTGCTTATACCTGTGATGTTACGGATAAATCTAAGGTTGAGGAATTAAAAAATAGAGCATTGCTTGACATGGGTAGTATAGATATTTTAATTAATAATGCGGGTTATGTGAAGGGCGGAAGTCTTATTGATCGATCAGTTGATGAATGGGAAAAAACAATAGCCGTGAATTTTACATCTTTGGTTTATACAATCAGAAGTGTATTTAAGGAAATGCTGGAAAGAAACTCCGGTTATATAATTAATATTTCATCAGCATCTTCAATCCTCGGTGTTGCAGACCTTTCTGTGTATTCCGCCACAAAATGGGCAGTGCATGGATTAACAGAATCTTTGCGATTCGAAGCCTGGAATTCGAATAAAAAAGGAGTCCATATTGCTTCGGTTCATCCCTATTACATAAAAACCGGTATGTTCTCAGGTGCTAAACTCAACATACTCGGAAGTATGCTTGTCCCTCTGGTAAAATCGCATTCAGTTATTGCCAGGGCAATTGTTTACGGTGCTATCAAAAAAAGAAAAACTATTGTAAGAAGACCAGTTACTCTAAGGCTGGTAGGTATTTTCAGAGGAGTATTGCCCGACATCGTATTTCAGAAATTTATGGTTCTGTTCGGAGTCTCAACCAGTATGAAAACCTGGCAGGGCAGCAAAGATTAA
- a CDS encoding NFACT RNA binding domain-containing protein: MEVYTQEKDKLFLCILNEEKEIFHVILSTTHNNSFFTKKHNIAKAKKNTKNFWSDFLPDQITGISIAESDRVIRLELGSSRLYFLIRGSKSNVIFLRDDKYSPFKKISSTDLNNLADEMKNLNYIGSFEQLQSILKTMNKSEILNKYRFVDKYILNENELRSRNGDTKLISIFKEIVYDSIRIDFNTIKKIKSFRPVDFKSIPQSEDHLIFESYFDAINKFNSISGVQGNIAAIKSEIDKYLNQRIEKIAGKINDLKARVETGSKEEEYSKKAHILLSNIHLLKKGMRIIEVNELDGLTKINIALDEKLSPSRNVDRLFEKSKNERINFKKSIELYKSTEHEYFNLISLRDRLKKQISVGELLEIKNKLKIRSNMNSKTEEEKINFRHFQIDNKYDIYVGKDSKNNDMLTTRFAKQNDLWFHARSVPGSHVVLRVNNTKEPVPKNIIKKAASVAAFYSKAKTSGLVPVSYTFRKYVTKKKNLDPGQVILLREEVVLVQPEIPKDVIQISDYPN, encoded by the coding sequence ATGGAGGTATATACCCAGGAGAAGGACAAGCTATTTCTTTGTATCCTTAATGAAGAAAAAGAAATCTTTCATGTTATTTTATCCACAACACATAATAATTCCTTTTTTACAAAAAAGCATAATATTGCCAAAGCCAAAAAGAATACAAAAAATTTCTGGTCGGATTTTCTACCTGATCAGATTACAGGCATTTCAATAGCGGAATCCGACAGAGTCATTCGACTTGAACTTGGTTCTTCCAGACTTTATTTCCTAATAAGAGGTTCTAAATCTAACGTAATATTTTTGCGTGATGACAAGTATTCCCCATTCAAAAAAATATCCTCGACAGATCTCAATAACTTAGCGGATGAAATGAAGAATCTGAATTATATCGGTTCTTTTGAACAATTACAGAGCATTCTTAAAACAATGAACAAGAGTGAGATCTTAAATAAATACCGGTTTGTTGATAAATATATTTTGAATGAAAATGAGTTGAGGAGCAGAAATGGCGATACAAAACTAATCTCTATTTTTAAGGAAATTGTTTATGATTCAATAAGAATTGATTTCAATACAATAAAAAAAATAAAATCATTTAGACCAGTTGATTTTAAGTCAATCCCACAGTCCGAGGATCATCTGATTTTTGAAAGCTACTTTGATGCAATTAATAAATTCAATTCTATAAGCGGCGTGCAGGGAAATATCGCCGCCATCAAATCAGAAATTGATAAATACTTAAATCAGAGGATCGAAAAGATTGCCGGAAAAATAAACGACCTGAAAGCCCGTGTCGAGACAGGATCTAAAGAAGAAGAATATTCAAAAAAGGCCCATATTTTATTAAGTAATATTCATTTGCTTAAAAAAGGTATGAGGATTATTGAAGTAAATGAATTAGATGGCTTAACAAAAATTAATATAGCTCTCGATGAAAAATTATCACCCTCTCGAAATGTTGACAGACTCTTTGAGAAGTCCAAAAACGAAAGGATAAATTTTAAAAAGTCGATAGAGTTATATAAATCTACAGAACATGAATATTTCAATCTGATTTCTTTAAGAGACCGGCTCAAAAAGCAGATTTCAGTCGGAGAATTATTAGAAATCAAAAATAAACTTAAAATAAGAAGCAATATGAATTCTAAAACAGAAGAAGAAAAGATTAATTTCAGACATTTTCAAATTGACAATAAGTATGATATTTATGTAGGGAAGGATAGCAAAAACAACGACATGTTAACTACAAGATTTGCCAAACAGAATGATCTCTGGTTTCATGCCAGAAGTGTTCCCGGTTCACATGTCGTTCTACGTGTAAATAATACAAAAGAACCTGTACCCAAAAACATAATTAAAAAAGCTGCATCCGTTGCCGCTTTTTATAGTAAAGCTAAAACTTCCGGACTCGTTCCGGTTTCGTACACATTTAGAAAATATGTAACAAAGAAAAAGAATCTTGATCCGGGTCAGGTAATACTACTGCGAGAGGAAGTTGTTCTCGTACAACCCGAAATCCCGAAGGATGTTATACAGATTTCCGATTACCCGAATTAA
- a CDS encoding GlmU family protein, with protein sequence MGQIICLFEDKEYTGLLPLTYTRPVYDLNCGILSLREKVKIRFPKSKIVLHSREYLTAVVKERNPEFKVNDLSGDSILFINGRLVINNTIAKIISKLPEDIILHNENGAIALKLSRKYNNGDLLDEEGLVDLNKLDFLPKENISATLIKYPWELINLNGSELQNDFHLLTEKRKQQTTNNKFTVLKNRKHIFAHKDSVIDPFVVLDASDGPVYIGKNVHIMPHVYVQGPVYIGDHSIIKSNATIYHNSSIGKVCKVGGEVENSIINSYSNKQHDGFLGHSYLGSWINLGAGTNNSDLKNNYGIIDLHVNGKSVSSSLQFVGLIMGDHSKTAINTMFNTGTIVGVSCNIFGTGFPPRYIPSFTWGGSEWLRTYNLSKSKEVAAIVMSRRNINLTESESALLDRVFELTSAERKS encoded by the coding sequence ATGGGACAAATAATTTGCCTTTTTGAAGATAAAGAATACACCGGACTATTACCCCTGACTTATACCCGTCCGGTATATGACCTCAATTGTGGGATTCTATCTTTACGGGAAAAAGTGAAGATAAGATTTCCTAAATCAAAGATTGTGCTTCATTCAAGAGAATACCTAACTGCTGTAGTTAAAGAAAGGAACCCTGAGTTCAAGGTAAACGATTTAAGCGGTGATTCTATTTTATTCATCAACGGAAGACTCGTAATAAATAATACAATCGCAAAAATAATATCAAAGTTACCGGAAGATATTATTCTGCATAATGAAAACGGTGCTATCGCATTAAAGTTAAGTCGGAAGTATAATAACGGGGATCTGTTAGACGAGGAAGGTTTAGTTGATCTGAATAAGCTTGATTTTCTGCCTAAAGAAAATATCAGTGCCACTTTAATTAAATATCCATGGGAACTTATAAATCTCAACGGTTCTGAATTACAAAATGATTTTCATTTACTCACAGAAAAAAGAAAGCAACAAACAACAAATAATAAATTCACTGTTTTAAAAAACCGTAAACACATTTTTGCTCATAAGGACTCTGTAATTGATCCCTTTGTTGTACTGGACGCTTCGGATGGTCCTGTATATATCGGAAAGAATGTTCACATAATGCCGCACGTTTATGTGCAGGGTCCGGTATATATTGGTGATCATTCGATAATTAAGTCGAACGCAACGATCTATCACAATAGCAGTATCGGCAAAGTCTGTAAAGTTGGCGGAGAAGTTGAGAATTCAATTATCAATAGCTATTCGAATAAGCAGCACGATGGATTTCTTGGCCATTCATACCTCGGAAGCTGGATTAATTTAGGTGCCGGCACAAACAACAGCGACTTGAAAAATAATTACGGAATAATAGATCTCCATGTCAACGGGAAATCAGTTAGCAGCAGTTTGCAATTTGTTGGGCTAATTATGGGAGATCATTCGAAGACAGCAATCAATACGATGTTTAATACAGGGACTATTGTGGGAGTCTCATGCAATATATTCGGCACCGGATTCCCTCCAAGGTATATTCCATCTTTCACATGGGGCGGATCAGAATGGTTACGGACCTATAACTTATCCAAATCTAAAGAGGTCGCAGCGATTGTAATGAGCAGAAGAAATATCAACTTAACCGAAAGTGAATCGGCATTGCTGGATCGTGTATTCGAATTGACTTCCGCTGAAAGGAAAAGTTGA
- a CDS encoding PASTA domain-containing protein, giving the protein MKKIPRKYFVFPAVLILSILIILLLLDNFILPYYVSAEELKVPDVIGKDKDEAIGILTDLNLNPIIQTSRYDERFKKNEVIFQKPLANTTVKENRRIYLTVSGGVQTVQMPFLINKTVRDARINLERMGLVLDSVEEVESELPPDFIVEQQYLEGKEVPMGTKVWIKVSVGPKIGMVRVPNILGKSLIEAENILRGVSLKIGMRTYIHSTTLLPNTVVDQQPTESTLVSIGDSVNVVITLNK; this is encoded by the coding sequence ATGAAAAAAATACCTCGAAAATATTTTGTATTTCCGGCAGTTCTGATTCTCAGCATCCTTATTATTCTTCTTCTGCTAGATAACTTTATTCTCCCTTATTATGTTAGTGCAGAGGAATTAAAAGTACCTGATGTAATAGGTAAAGATAAGGATGAAGCAATTGGAATTCTGACCGATCTGAATTTGAACCCGATAATTCAAACTTCGAGGTATGATGAAAGATTTAAGAAAAATGAAGTTATTTTTCAGAAACCTCTTGCAAATACTACAGTTAAGGAAAACCGGAGAATATACCTGACGGTCAGCGGCGGAGTTCAGACGGTCCAAATGCCATTTCTTATCAATAAAACTGTGAGAGATGCCAGGATCAACCTGGAGAGAATGGGACTTGTTCTCGATAGTGTGGAAGAGGTGGAATCGGAATTACCGCCGGACTTCATAGTTGAACAGCAATATCTGGAGGGGAAAGAAGTTCCGATGGGTACAAAAGTCTGGATTAAAGTTAGCGTTGGACCCAAGATAGGAATGGTAAGGGTACCTAATATACTCGGTAAATCACTTATTGAAGCTGAAAATATTTTAAGAGGCGTATCACTGAAAATCGGAATGAGAACTTATATTCATTCCACAACTTTGCTCCCGAATACCGTCGTAGATCAGCAGCCGACTGAAAGTACTCTGGTATCAATAGGCGACAGTGTAAATGTTGTAATCACCTTGAATAAATGA